One segment of Cynocephalus volans isolate mCynVol1 chromosome 8, mCynVol1.pri, whole genome shotgun sequence DNA contains the following:
- the SYNC gene encoding syncoilin isoform X3 — protein MASPEPRHGGDGAAQAARETRAENNSPLQENSESLTEAETLNPAATLSLEGTLNLDDIFYLWDTGDLDETLYVEETERPEETLYIEETRQPDEALYVEEPMNPEETLSVEETVKPDKIQFVEEPVEPGKTTSPDLIVHGGETREEKSNPDENLRAEPNPSTEENLSIEDLELLEGRFQQCIQAVAQLEEERDQLIHELVLLREPALQEVQQVHQDILAAYKLHAQAELERDGLREEIRLVKQKLFKVTKECVAYQYQLECRQQDVAQFADFREVLTTRAAQLSEELAQLRDAYQKQKEQLQRQLEAPPSQRDGHFLQESRRLSTQFENLMAESRQGLEEEYEPQLLRLLERKEAGTKALQKTQAEIQEMKEALRPLQAEARQLHLQNRNLEDQLTLLRQKRDEEVQQYKEQLEEMEERQRQLRSGVQLQQQKNKEMELLRISLAEELSTYKSCLEMYGQICKPETTKKNFLAKDH, from the exons ATGGCCAGCCCGGAGCCCCGGCATGGCGGGGACGGCGCCGCCCAGGCCGCGAG GGAAACAAGAGCAGAGAACAATTCTCCTCTTCAAGAGAACTCTGAATCCCTGACTGAGGCAGAGACCTTGAACCCAGCAGCTACTCTATCTTTGGAGGGGACCCTGAACCTAGACGACATTTTCTACCTGTGGGACACAGGTGACCTTGATGAGACACTCTATGTGGAAGAGACTGAAAGGCCAGAGGAGACATTGTATATTGAGGAGACCAGGCAGCCAGATGAGGCACTGTATGTGGAAGAACCTATGAATCCAGAGGAGACACTGTCTGTGGAGGAGACTGTGAAGCCAGATAAGATACAGTTTGTGGAGGAGCCCGTGGAGCCAGGAAAGACCACAAGCCCAGATCTGATTGTTCACGGGGGAGAGACAAGGGAGGAGAAATCTAACCCAGATGAGAACCTCAGAGCCGAGCCTAACCCCAGCACAGAGGAGAACCTGAGCATAGAGGACCTGGAATTGCTCGAGGGGCGTTTCCAGCAGTGTATCCAAGCTGTGGCCCAGCTGGAAGAGGAGAGGGATCAGCTCATCCATGAGCTTGTGTTGCTCCGGGAACCAGCCCTGCAGGAGGTGCAGCAAGTCCATCAGGACATCCTGGCTGCCTACAAGCTGCATGCCCAAGCAGAGCTGGAGAGGGATGGGCTAAGGGAGGAGATCCGGCTGGTCAAGCAGAAGCTGTTCAAGGTGACAAAGGAATGTGTGGCCTACCAATACCAGCTGGAGTGCCGCCAGCAGGATGTGGCTCAGTTTGCTGATTTTCGGGAAGTGCTGACTACACGGGCAGCCCAGCTCTCCGAGGAACTGGCCCAGCTCCGGGATGCCTAtcagaagcagaaagagcagtTACAGCGACAACTAGAAGCACCCCCAAGCCAGAGGGATGGGCACTTTCTCCAGGAGAGCCGGCGGCTCTCTACCCAGTTTGAAAATCTCATGGCAGAGAGCCGCCAGGGCCTGGAGGAGGAGTATGAGCCTCAGCTACTGCGGCTCCTAGAGAGGAAGGAAGCTGGGACCAAAGCTCTGCAGAAAACCCAGGCTGAGATCCAGGAGATGAAGGAGGCTCTGAGACCCCTACAAGCAGAGGCCCGGCAACTCCACCTGCAAAACAGGAACCTGGAGGATCAGCTCACACTTTTGAGGCAAAAACGAGATGAAGAGGTGCAGCAGTACAAG GAACAGCTGGAGGAAATGGAAGAACGACAGAGGCAGTTAAGAAGTGGGGTGCAGCTccagcaacagaaaaacaaagagatgGAGCTGCTGAGGATCAGTCTTGCTGAAGAGCTCTCAACTTATAA
- the SYNC gene encoding syncoilin isoform X2 has translation MASPEPRHGGDGAAQAARETRAENNSPLQENSESLTEAETLNPAATLSLEGTLNLDDIFYLWDTGDLDETLYVEETERPEETLYIEETRQPDEALYVEEPMNPEETLSVEETVKPDKIQFVEEPVEPGKTTSPDLIVHGGETREEKSNPDENLRAEPNPSTEENLSIEDLELLEGRFQQCIQAVAQLEEERDQLIHELVLLREPALQEVQQVHQDILAAYKLHAQAELERDGLREEIRLVKQKLFKVTKECVAYQYQLECRQQDVAQFADFREVLTTRAAQLSEELAQLRDAYQKQKEQLQRQLEAPPSQRDGHFLQESRRLSTQFENLMAESRQGLEEEYEPQLLRLLERKEAGTKALQKTQAEIQEMKEALRPLQAEARQLHLQNRNLEDQLTLLRQKRDEEVQQYKELFRNVWPNL, from the exons ATGGCCAGCCCGGAGCCCCGGCATGGCGGGGACGGCGCCGCCCAGGCCGCGAG GGAAACAAGAGCAGAGAACAATTCTCCTCTTCAAGAGAACTCTGAATCCCTGACTGAGGCAGAGACCTTGAACCCAGCAGCTACTCTATCTTTGGAGGGGACCCTGAACCTAGACGACATTTTCTACCTGTGGGACACAGGTGACCTTGATGAGACACTCTATGTGGAAGAGACTGAAAGGCCAGAGGAGACATTGTATATTGAGGAGACCAGGCAGCCAGATGAGGCACTGTATGTGGAAGAACCTATGAATCCAGAGGAGACACTGTCTGTGGAGGAGACTGTGAAGCCAGATAAGATACAGTTTGTGGAGGAGCCCGTGGAGCCAGGAAAGACCACAAGCCCAGATCTGATTGTTCACGGGGGAGAGACAAGGGAGGAGAAATCTAACCCAGATGAGAACCTCAGAGCCGAGCCTAACCCCAGCACAGAGGAGAACCTGAGCATAGAGGACCTGGAATTGCTCGAGGGGCGTTTCCAGCAGTGTATCCAAGCTGTGGCCCAGCTGGAAGAGGAGAGGGATCAGCTCATCCATGAGCTTGTGTTGCTCCGGGAACCAGCCCTGCAGGAGGTGCAGCAAGTCCATCAGGACATCCTGGCTGCCTACAAGCTGCATGCCCAAGCAGAGCTGGAGAGGGATGGGCTAAGGGAGGAGATCCGGCTGGTCAAGCAGAAGCTGTTCAAGGTGACAAAGGAATGTGTGGCCTACCAATACCAGCTGGAGTGCCGCCAGCAGGATGTGGCTCAGTTTGCTGATTTTCGGGAAGTGCTGACTACACGGGCAGCCCAGCTCTCCGAGGAACTGGCCCAGCTCCGGGATGCCTAtcagaagcagaaagagcagtTACAGCGACAACTAGAAGCACCCCCAAGCCAGAGGGATGGGCACTTTCTCCAGGAGAGCCGGCGGCTCTCTACCCAGTTTGAAAATCTCATGGCAGAGAGCCGCCAGGGCCTGGAGGAGGAGTATGAGCCTCAGCTACTGCGGCTCCTAGAGAGGAAGGAAGCTGGGACCAAAGCTCTGCAGAAAACCCAGGCTGAGATCCAGGAGATGAAGGAGGCTCTGAGACCCCTACAAGCAGAGGCCCGGCAACTCCACCTGCAAAACAGGAACCTGGAGGATCAGCTCACACTTTTGAGGCAAAAACGAGATGAAGAGGTGCAGCAGTACAAG
- the SYNC gene encoding syncoilin isoform X1 encodes MASPEPRHGGDGAAQAARETRAENNSPLQENSESLTEAETLNPAATLSLEGTLNLDDIFYLWDTGDLDETLYVEETERPEETLYIEETRQPDEALYVEEPMNPEETLSVEETVKPDKIQFVEEPVEPGKTTSPDLIVHGGETREEKSNPDENLRAEPNPSTEENLSIEDLELLEGRFQQCIQAVAQLEEERDQLIHELVLLREPALQEVQQVHQDILAAYKLHAQAELERDGLREEIRLVKQKLFKVTKECVAYQYQLECRQQDVAQFADFREVLTTRAAQLSEELAQLRDAYQKQKEQLQRQLEAPPSQRDGHFLQESRRLSTQFENLMAESRQGLEEEYEPQLLRLLERKEAGTKALQKTQAEIQEMKEALRPLQAEARQLHLQNRNLEDQLTLLRQKRDEEVQQYKEQLEEMEERQRQLRSGVQLQQQKNKEMELLRISLAEELSTYKAMLPKSLEQADASSSQAGGIETQSQGAV; translated from the exons ATGGCCAGCCCGGAGCCCCGGCATGGCGGGGACGGCGCCGCCCAGGCCGCGAG GGAAACAAGAGCAGAGAACAATTCTCCTCTTCAAGAGAACTCTGAATCCCTGACTGAGGCAGAGACCTTGAACCCAGCAGCTACTCTATCTTTGGAGGGGACCCTGAACCTAGACGACATTTTCTACCTGTGGGACACAGGTGACCTTGATGAGACACTCTATGTGGAAGAGACTGAAAGGCCAGAGGAGACATTGTATATTGAGGAGACCAGGCAGCCAGATGAGGCACTGTATGTGGAAGAACCTATGAATCCAGAGGAGACACTGTCTGTGGAGGAGACTGTGAAGCCAGATAAGATACAGTTTGTGGAGGAGCCCGTGGAGCCAGGAAAGACCACAAGCCCAGATCTGATTGTTCACGGGGGAGAGACAAGGGAGGAGAAATCTAACCCAGATGAGAACCTCAGAGCCGAGCCTAACCCCAGCACAGAGGAGAACCTGAGCATAGAGGACCTGGAATTGCTCGAGGGGCGTTTCCAGCAGTGTATCCAAGCTGTGGCCCAGCTGGAAGAGGAGAGGGATCAGCTCATCCATGAGCTTGTGTTGCTCCGGGAACCAGCCCTGCAGGAGGTGCAGCAAGTCCATCAGGACATCCTGGCTGCCTACAAGCTGCATGCCCAAGCAGAGCTGGAGAGGGATGGGCTAAGGGAGGAGATCCGGCTGGTCAAGCAGAAGCTGTTCAAGGTGACAAAGGAATGTGTGGCCTACCAATACCAGCTGGAGTGCCGCCAGCAGGATGTGGCTCAGTTTGCTGATTTTCGGGAAGTGCTGACTACACGGGCAGCCCAGCTCTCCGAGGAACTGGCCCAGCTCCGGGATGCCTAtcagaagcagaaagagcagtTACAGCGACAACTAGAAGCACCCCCAAGCCAGAGGGATGGGCACTTTCTCCAGGAGAGCCGGCGGCTCTCTACCCAGTTTGAAAATCTCATGGCAGAGAGCCGCCAGGGCCTGGAGGAGGAGTATGAGCCTCAGCTACTGCGGCTCCTAGAGAGGAAGGAAGCTGGGACCAAAGCTCTGCAGAAAACCCAGGCTGAGATCCAGGAGATGAAGGAGGCTCTGAGACCCCTACAAGCAGAGGCCCGGCAACTCCACCTGCAAAACAGGAACCTGGAGGATCAGCTCACACTTTTGAGGCAAAAACGAGATGAAGAGGTGCAGCAGTACAAG GAACAGCTGGAGGAAATGGAAGAACGACAGAGGCAGTTAAGAAGTGGGGTGCAGCTccagcaacagaaaaacaaagagatgGAGCTGCTGAGGATCAGTCTTGCTGAAGAGCTCTCAACTTATAA ggcTATGCTACCCAAGAGCCTGGAACAGGCTGATGCTTCCTCTTCTCAGGCAGGTGGAATCGAGACACAGTCTCAAG